A single window of Nocardioides kongjuensis DNA harbors:
- a CDS encoding TetR/AcrR family transcriptional regulator, with amino-acid sequence MTETGKRSYTSDLRAEQARATRRRIVAAAAELFAARGYAATTIDDVARAAGVSRKTVFTSVGGKVVLVKLAFDWAVAGDDEDVPMAERPVIQRLRASTDPVEVVDGYAVHLAETMPRVAPIALAIEAAAASGDADAVALLAQVRQQRLFGMTMMARQLHDLRGLRRGLGVPAAADLLWAMTDPAPYDLLVRQRGWTPRRYADWLARAIGASVLRPELVDG; translated from the coding sequence ATGACTGAGACCGGCAAGAGGTCCTACACGTCCGACCTGCGCGCCGAGCAGGCGCGCGCCACCCGGCGGCGGATCGTCGCGGCCGCCGCCGAGCTGTTCGCCGCTCGCGGGTACGCCGCGACCACGATCGACGACGTCGCTCGGGCTGCCGGGGTCAGCCGCAAGACCGTCTTCACCTCGGTCGGCGGCAAGGTCGTCCTGGTCAAGCTCGCCTTCGACTGGGCCGTCGCCGGCGACGACGAGGACGTGCCGATGGCAGAGCGGCCGGTGATCCAGCGGCTGCGTGCCTCGACCGACCCGGTCGAGGTCGTCGACGGTTACGCCGTCCACCTCGCCGAGACGATGCCACGGGTCGCGCCGATCGCCCTGGCCATCGAGGCCGCCGCCGCCTCGGGCGACGCGGACGCCGTCGCGCTGCTCGCGCAGGTGCGGCAGCAGCGGCTCTTCGGCATGACGATGATGGCCCGGCAGCTGCACGACCTGCGGGGCCTGCGCCGTGGGCTCGGCGTACCTGCCGCGGCGGACCTGCTGTGGGCGATGACCGACCCGGCGCCGTACGACCTGCTGGTGCGACAGCGCGGCTGGACCCCGAGGAGGTACGCCGACTGGCTCGCCCGGGCGATCGGGGCCAGTGTCCTTCGCCCGGAACTCGTGGACGGGTGA
- a CDS encoding Sir2 family NAD-dependent protein deacetylase, whose protein sequence is MPQIVVLTGAGISAESGVPTFRDADGLWEGHRVEDVATPEGFERDRATVQRFYDERRAALASVEPNAAHRALAELEETLGTGLLVVTQNIDDLHERAGSRNVIHMHGELLKALCRSCGVASPWTGTLLDEPACPGCGAHELRPDVVWFGEVPYEMDRIADALSEASIFVSIGTSGAVYPAAGFVQHARRHGARTLELNLEPSEGSHFFHESRQGRAGDLVPLWAREVLWT, encoded by the coding sequence GTGCCCCAGATCGTCGTCCTGACCGGTGCCGGCATCTCCGCCGAGAGCGGGGTGCCGACCTTCCGTGACGCCGACGGGCTCTGGGAGGGCCACCGGGTCGAGGACGTCGCGACGCCGGAGGGCTTCGAGCGTGACCGCGCCACCGTGCAGCGCTTCTACGACGAGCGACGTGCCGCACTGGCGAGCGTCGAGCCGAACGCCGCGCACCGCGCCCTGGCCGAGCTCGAGGAGACCCTCGGCACCGGCCTCCTCGTCGTCACCCAGAACATCGACGACCTGCACGAGCGCGCCGGCTCGCGCAACGTGATCCACATGCACGGCGAGCTGCTCAAGGCACTGTGCCGCTCCTGCGGTGTCGCCTCCCCGTGGACCGGCACCCTGCTCGACGAGCCGGCCTGCCCCGGCTGCGGCGCCCACGAGCTGCGCCCCGACGTCGTGTGGTTCGGCGAGGTCCCCTACGAGATGGACCGGATCGCCGACGCCCTCTCCGAGGCCAGCATCTTCGTGTCCATCGGCACCTCGGGCGCGGTCTACCCGGCTGCCGGCTTCGTCCAGCACGCCCGCCGTCACGGTGCCCGCACCCTCGAGCTCAACCTCGAGCCCAGCGAGGGCAGCCACTTCTTCCACGAGTCCCGGCAGGGCCGGGCCGGTGACCTCGTGCCGCTGTGGGCGCGCGAGGTGCTCTGGACCTGA
- a CDS encoding ABC transporter permease codes for MTAAVRRTRRDPVDALFWLLGLAVFAFLFAPILVIVVYSFNEGRLLASWDGFGLSAYSKAVHDPTIRGSVQVSLMSGVLATVVATALGTVGGVALARSRSRWALVLTALLAITLVTPEIVDAVSILPWFVTLGTDAHLTLFNNGLVRLVVVHTSVALATVTFMVRARMSGMDPAIEEAAADLYAAPWNRFRQVTLPMARPSILAGALMAFTLSLDNTVVSSFVSLPGSTSWPVHLFGSLRTGLRPEVAAVSTAMLLLTLGSLVLVAIVLRRGGEGDLASTLAAS; via the coding sequence ATGACCGCCGCTGTCCGTCGTACCCGCCGCGATCCGGTGGACGCGCTCTTCTGGCTGCTGGGCCTGGCCGTCTTCGCGTTCCTCTTCGCGCCGATCCTGGTGATCGTCGTCTACTCCTTCAACGAGGGCCGGCTGCTCGCGTCGTGGGACGGCTTCGGGCTCAGCGCCTACAGCAAGGCGGTGCACGACCCGACCATCCGCGGCTCGGTCCAGGTCTCGCTGATGTCCGGCGTCCTCGCCACGGTCGTGGCGACCGCGCTCGGCACCGTCGGCGGCGTTGCCCTCGCCCGGTCCCGCAGCAGGTGGGCCCTGGTGCTGACGGCACTGCTCGCGATCACCCTGGTCACGCCGGAGATCGTGGACGCCGTCTCGATCCTCCCGTGGTTCGTCACCCTCGGCACCGACGCCCACCTGACCCTCTTCAACAACGGCCTGGTGCGGCTGGTCGTCGTGCACACGTCGGTGGCTCTCGCCACGGTCACCTTCATGGTGCGCGCGCGGATGTCCGGCATGGATCCCGCGATCGAGGAGGCGGCCGCCGACCTCTACGCCGCGCCCTGGAACCGGTTCCGCCAGGTGACGCTGCCGATGGCGCGGCCGAGCATCCTGGCCGGCGCCCTCATGGCGTTCACGCTGAGCCTGGACAACACGGTCGTGTCGTCCTTCGTCTCCCTGCCCGGCTCCACGTCGTGGCCGGTGCACCTGTTCGGCTCGCTGCGCACCGGGCTGCGGCCCGAGGTCGCCGCCGTGTCGACGGCGATGCTGCTGCTCACCCTCGGGTCCCTGGTCCTGGTCGCGATCGTGCTCCGGCGCGGTGGCGAGGGCGACCTCGCGAGCACCCTGGCGGCGTCGTGA
- a CDS encoding cupin domain-containing protein yields the protein MAATTGALEVPHEPAGDVVSGTPTVGVVELGTFKGVELGVWEITPGVVRDVEADEVFVVLEGEGTVRFENGSEVELAPGSIVRLHEGERTEWTIRTRLRKVYLA from the coding sequence GTGGCGGCGACCACCGGCGCGCTGGAGGTCCCGCACGAGCCGGCCGGGGACGTCGTGTCCGGCACCCCGACCGTCGGCGTGGTCGAGCTCGGCACCTTCAAGGGCGTCGAGCTCGGCGTCTGGGAGATCACGCCCGGCGTGGTCCGCGACGTCGAGGCCGACGAGGTCTTCGTGGTGCTCGAGGGCGAGGGCACGGTGAGGTTCGAGAACGGGAGCGAGGTCGAGCTGGCACCGGGATCGATCGTGCGGCTGCACGAGGGCGAGCGCACCGAGTGGACGATCCGCACCCGCCTGCGCAAGGTGTACCTGGCGTAG
- a CDS encoding WHG domain-containing protein yields MPHLRAPATRRERQREATYDEIVEVAARLLDEGADLSLRAVAARMGMTAPALYRYVASYQQLVDLVAFELDKAATAEWAEAADRFPEDDPAARLAVACARFRQWALAKPREFALVFANPVAEADTERRDLLTLSTSGHYFTDLLWQIWEIYQYPYPALDDLDPVIRASVLDPLIPAKADHIPPEQRGLLWVYMRAWSALYGVVTLESTGHCDPRVIESGQLFRATVLDWLGPLGLHHERERITKILDEELARP; encoded by the coding sequence GTGCCGCACCTCCGCGCACCAGCCACCCGCAGGGAACGTCAGCGCGAGGCGACGTACGACGAGATCGTCGAGGTCGCCGCTCGCCTGCTCGACGAGGGCGCGGACCTGTCGCTGCGCGCGGTCGCCGCGAGGATGGGGATGACGGCACCGGCGCTGTACCGCTACGTCGCCAGCTACCAGCAGCTCGTCGACCTGGTGGCCTTCGAGCTCGACAAGGCGGCGACCGCCGAGTGGGCCGAGGCGGCCGACCGGTTCCCGGAGGACGACCCCGCTGCCCGCCTGGCGGTGGCGTGCGCCCGGTTCCGGCAGTGGGCACTGGCGAAGCCGCGGGAGTTCGCCCTCGTGTTCGCCAACCCGGTCGCCGAGGCCGACACCGAGCGTCGCGACCTGCTCACCCTGTCGACGTCGGGCCACTACTTCACCGACCTGCTCTGGCAGATCTGGGAGATCTACCAGTACCCCTACCCGGCCCTCGACGACCTCGACCCGGTCATCCGCGCTTCGGTCCTCGACCCGCTGATCCCGGCCAAGGCCGACCACATCCCACCCGAGCAGCGGGGGCTGCTGTGGGTCTACATGCGCGCCTGGTCGGCGCTCTACGGCGTGGTCACCCTCGAGTCCACCGGCCACTGCGACCCGCGGGTCATCGAGTCCGGGCAGCTCTTCCGTGCGACCGTGCTCGACTGGCTCGGCCCCCTCGGCCTGCACCACGAGCGGGAGCGGATCACGAAGATCCTGGACGAGGAGCTGGCCCGCCCCTGA
- a CDS encoding ABC transporter permease subunit has product MFIPIGLVGWYSLGYKPSLFTPVANDRLSLDRYGEATTGTFVRTFWNTLEIAGIGTTLCVLVAVPFAYWMAVKASPRIRGLLVALVLVPYWTNFLVRTIGWRIILAPHGFLSDLLQDLHLIDSPLAVLYTRSAVQLGVVYNYLPLMILPLYVAFERTDPAQREASRDLGAGRVRTFFSVTLPDALPGLAAGCLLVFIPLMGDYITPSVLGGARGNMVGQMVAQQFSSAQDWSLGAAMAFVLMGFILVAALAVVLVFLAGRAAIRFHRRIDLAGVA; this is encoded by the coding sequence GTGTTCATCCCGATCGGCCTGGTCGGCTGGTACAGCCTGGGCTACAAGCCGAGCCTGTTCACCCCGGTCGCCAACGACCGGCTCTCCCTCGACCGCTACGGCGAGGCGACCACCGGCACCTTCGTGCGCACCTTCTGGAACACCCTCGAGATCGCCGGCATCGGTACGACGCTGTGCGTGCTCGTCGCGGTGCCGTTCGCCTACTGGATGGCGGTCAAGGCGTCCCCGCGGATCCGTGGCCTGCTGGTCGCCCTGGTCCTGGTGCCCTACTGGACCAACTTCCTGGTCCGCACCATCGGCTGGCGGATCATCCTCGCGCCCCACGGCTTCCTGTCCGACCTGCTCCAGGACCTGCACCTGATCGACAGCCCACTCGCCGTGCTCTACACCCGCAGCGCCGTGCAGCTCGGGGTCGTCTACAACTACCTGCCGCTGATGATCCTGCCGCTGTACGTCGCCTTCGAGCGCACGGATCCCGCGCAGCGCGAGGCCTCCCGCGACCTCGGCGCCGGGCGGGTGCGCACGTTCTTCTCGGTGACGCTGCCCGACGCGCTGCCCGGTCTGGCGGCCGGCTGCCTGCTGGTGTTCATCCCGCTGATGGGCGACTACATCACGCCGTCGGTGCTGGGCGGTGCCCGCGGCAACATGGTCGGCCAGATGGTCGCGCAGCAGTTCTCCAGCGCCCAGGACTGGTCGCTCGGCGCGGCCATGGCGTTCGTCCTGATGGGCTTCATCCTGGTCGCCGCGCTCGCGGTCGTGCTCGTCTTCCTCGCCGGGCGGGCCGCGATCAGGTTCCACCGCCGCATCGACCTGGCAGGAGTGGCCTGA
- a CDS encoding response regulator has translation MTSGGRVIRVGAIDNHPVVLLGLGAAFAETAPDMRLVAIAGSAEELLARAPDGLDVVLLDMRIPGQPAADETVATLVAHGLVVVLFTAEERPVPVRRAIDAGAAGLILKVDPVESIAQSIRDAVAGDLACSSQLATMLLSDEDVGARLSPRQIEILRAVSAGLPYRLVARQLGIGEVTVREHLARAAKAYREGGVETGNVHGLISRARADGHLDG, from the coding sequence ATGACGTCGGGGGGCCGGGTGATCAGGGTGGGTGCGATCGACAACCACCCCGTGGTGCTGCTGGGGCTCGGCGCAGCCTTCGCCGAGACCGCACCCGACATGCGGCTGGTGGCGATCGCGGGATCGGCCGAGGAGCTCCTGGCGCGAGCCCCCGACGGGCTCGACGTCGTCCTGCTCGACATGCGGATCCCCGGGCAGCCGGCAGCCGACGAGACGGTGGCGACCTTGGTGGCCCACGGGCTGGTGGTGGTGCTGTTCACCGCCGAGGAGCGGCCGGTGCCGGTACGCCGTGCGATCGACGCGGGTGCAGCGGGACTGATCCTCAAGGTGGACCCGGTCGAGTCGATCGCCCAGTCCATCCGCGACGCGGTGGCGGGCGACCTGGCCTGCTCGAGCCAGCTGGCGACGATGCTGCTGTCCGACGAGGACGTCGGCGCCCGACTCTCGCCGCGGCAGATCGAGATCCTGCGTGCGGTCAGCGCCGGCCTGCCCTACCGCCTGGTCGCCCGCCAGCTCGGGATCGGCGAGGTCACCGTGCGCGAGCACCTCGCCCGCGCCGCCAAGGCCTACCGCGAGGGTGGGGTCGAGACGGGCAACGTGCACGGCCTGATCAGCCGGGCACGGGCCGACGGGCACCTGGACGGCTGA
- a CDS encoding MMPL family transporter: MIERWGALVVRRAVAVLLVGLGVTALAAIAGVGLEDKLSAGGFDDPGTESARELALERSTFGNRSIDAIVIFSSDDEEASAPEFRAEVERTVATIPQDSVVSVLTWYDVQDPAMVSKDGHATAVYVSLAGESQNDFIDSFDEMRPAVEKSSLHTELAGPYAVYTDVNEETKSDLLRAELVSMPIVLVLSLIIFRSVVAALMPLLVGLVAVLGARATIAGLNHLVDVSIFAPNIITLLGLGLAIDYALFVVSRFREEIARDPDDTRGAVVRTMATAGRTVAFSALTVAAAMSSLLVFPQTFLKSIGYGGIAAVLIAMVAALTVLPAVLALLGTRIDAIRIPFLQRSTPVETGHGAWARLARAVMRRPVVVATAVVVVLLAVASPFLGVKWGSVDYRVLPSDTPSHRASERLNSDFGPERSTANILVRGADQAGVAAYEKALGEVDGVVDVRPVATEGDTTLLRAAWEGNSQTDHSQQVVRDLRAVAAPDGSEALVGGLTADTVDLAGSVGDHLPLMGLIVVGVMLVLLFLAFGSVVLPLKAVLMNGFSITASFGVVTWIFSDGHLADLLGFTPQGFLDLTNPIVMLAVLFGLSMDYEVFLLSRVREQWDATGDNDLAVQTGVQKTGRIITSAALLLAVVIGAFSLSGVVFMKMLGLGMLVAILVDATVVRALLVPATMKLLGRWNWWAPGPLARWWERHGFREGGQAPTRAAAQHDEVLV; the protein is encoded by the coding sequence ATGATCGAGCGATGGGGTGCCCTGGTCGTGCGCCGGGCGGTCGCGGTGCTGCTGGTCGGGCTCGGGGTGACCGCCCTCGCCGCGATCGCCGGTGTCGGGCTGGAGGACAAGCTCTCGGCGGGCGGCTTCGACGACCCCGGCACCGAGTCGGCCCGCGAGCTGGCGCTCGAGCGCTCGACCTTCGGCAACCGGTCGATCGACGCCATCGTGATCTTCTCCAGCGACGACGAGGAGGCCTCCGCCCCGGAGTTCCGGGCCGAGGTCGAGCGCACCGTCGCCACGATCCCGCAGGACAGCGTGGTCTCCGTGCTCACCTGGTATGACGTCCAGGACCCGGCGATGGTCAGCAAGGACGGACACGCCACCGCGGTCTACGTCTCCCTCGCCGGTGAGAGCCAGAACGACTTCATCGACTCCTTCGACGAGATGCGTCCCGCCGTCGAGAAGAGCTCGCTGCACACCGAGCTCGCCGGGCCCTACGCCGTGTACACCGACGTCAACGAGGAGACGAAGTCCGACCTGCTCCGCGCCGAGCTGGTGTCGATGCCGATCGTGCTCGTCTTGTCGCTGATCATCTTCCGCAGCGTCGTCGCGGCGCTGATGCCGCTGCTGGTCGGCCTGGTGGCGGTGCTCGGCGCCCGCGCCACCATCGCCGGGCTCAACCACCTGGTCGACGTGTCGATCTTCGCGCCCAACATCATCACCCTGCTGGGGCTCGGCCTGGCGATCGACTACGCCCTCTTCGTGGTCTCGCGGTTCCGCGAGGAGATCGCCCGCGACCCCGACGACACGCGGGGCGCCGTCGTCCGCACCATGGCCACCGCCGGTCGCACGGTCGCGTTCTCGGCGCTGACCGTCGCGGCAGCGATGAGCTCGCTGCTGGTCTTCCCGCAGACCTTCCTCAAGTCGATCGGCTACGGCGGCATCGCGGCCGTTCTCATCGCGATGGTCGCCGCGCTCACCGTGCTGCCGGCCGTGCTGGCGCTGCTCGGCACCCGGATCGACGCGATCCGGATCCCCTTCCTGCAGCGATCCACCCCCGTCGAGACCGGTCACGGTGCCTGGGCCCGGCTGGCCCGCGCCGTGATGCGGCGCCCGGTCGTGGTCGCCACGGCCGTCGTGGTGGTCCTGCTCGCGGTCGCCTCGCCCTTCCTCGGTGTGAAGTGGGGCAGCGTCGACTATCGCGTGCTGCCGTCGGACACCCCGTCCCACCGGGCCTCCGAGCGGCTCAACAGCGACTTCGGCCCCGAGCGCTCGACCGCCAACATCCTCGTGCGCGGTGCCGACCAGGCCGGCGTTGCGGCCTACGAGAAGGCCCTGGGCGAGGTCGACGGGGTCGTCGACGTCCGACCGGTGGCCACCGAGGGCGACACCACGCTCCTGCGGGCCGCCTGGGAGGGCAACAGCCAGACGGACCACTCCCAGCAGGTGGTCCGCGACCTGCGCGCGGTGGCCGCGCCCGACGGCTCCGAGGCCCTCGTGGGTGGCCTGACCGCCGACACCGTCGACCTGGCGGGCTCGGTCGGCGACCACCTGCCGTTGATGGGCCTGATCGTCGTCGGCGTGATGCTGGTGCTGCTGTTCCTGGCGTTCGGCTCGGTCGTGCTGCCGCTGAAGGCCGTGCTGATGAACGGCTTCTCGATCACCGCGTCGTTCGGCGTCGTGACCTGGATCTTCAGCGACGGTCACCTCGCCGACCTGCTCGGCTTCACGCCCCAGGGATTCCTCGACCTGACCAACCCGATCGTGATGCTGGCGGTCCTGTTCGGCCTGTCGATGGACTACGAGGTGTTCCTCCTCTCGCGGGTGCGCGAGCAGTGGGACGCGACCGGTGACAACGACCTCGCCGTGCAGACCGGCGTGCAGAAGACGGGCCGGATCATCACCAGCGCCGCGCTCCTGCTCGCCGTCGTGATCGGCGCCTTCAGCCTCAGCGGCGTCGTGTTCATGAAGATGCTCGGCCTCGGCATGCTGGTCGCGATCCTGGTCGACGCGACGGTCGTCCGGGCGCTCCTCGTGCCGGCGACGATGAAGCTCCTCGGGCGCTGGAACTGGTGGGCCCCGGGCCCGCTCGCCCGGTGGTGGGAGCGGCACGGCTTCCGCGAGGGTGGCCAGGCACCCACCCGTGCGGCTGCCCAGCACGACGAGGTGCTGGTCTAG
- a CDS encoding FAD-dependent oxidoreductase translates to MRTTIVGAGPSGTTAALLLARAGHDVTLVDRDAGPGTDGTWDRVGVMQFLLPQGLRGPGRLFLESRLPDVHQALLDAGAAYGAVPRGAPPFTAGLHLRRCTMERVLWACADREPGITRRTGHADGLVRDGDRVTGVVVDGEPVSADLVVDASGKAGRLGHELRPEAQETAAPFAYVAREYRLLPGAEPGPIEPGPGLAIPHDGFMEMVFVQDGGTFQTLVVRSTDDHELALLREEAAHTAASALLPGIATWTAAERAEPIGPVRAGAGLVNRFHRQPTDVTGLLAIGDALLVTNPMAARGLSLGMAAAGKLADTVATLPAEEWAGALDAWARAELLPWYDDHCAVDATMHARWRHEPLTADGPIGWDVIADAAHDHPDWMPVIGPYFGMFAQPSVLEPVREQIRAQLRDGWQPRVPGGLTRDELAGVVRAAVAG, encoded by the coding sequence ATGAGGACGACGATCGTGGGCGCCGGCCCGTCGGGCACGACGGCGGCACTCCTGCTGGCCCGAGCCGGTCACGACGTGACGCTGGTCGACCGCGACGCGGGGCCGGGCACGGACGGGACCTGGGACCGGGTCGGCGTGATGCAATTCCTCCTGCCGCAGGGACTGCGCGGTCCGGGGCGGCTGTTCCTCGAGTCCCGCCTGCCCGACGTCCACCAGGCGCTGCTCGACGCCGGGGCGGCCTACGGCGCCGTACCGCGCGGAGCGCCCCCGTTCACGGCCGGCCTGCACCTGCGCCGGTGCACGATGGAGCGGGTGCTGTGGGCGTGCGCCGACCGCGAGCCCGGGATCACGCGCCGCACCGGCCACGCCGACGGCCTGGTCCGTGACGGCGACCGGGTCACCGGTGTCGTCGTCGACGGGGAGCCGGTGAGCGCCGACCTCGTCGTCGACGCCTCCGGCAAGGCCGGTCGCCTCGGCCACGAGCTGCGTCCGGAGGCGCAGGAGACGGCAGCGCCGTTCGCCTACGTCGCCCGGGAGTACCGGCTGCTGCCCGGCGCCGAGCCCGGACCGATCGAGCCCGGCCCCGGTCTCGCGATCCCCCACGACGGCTTCATGGAGATGGTCTTCGTCCAGGACGGCGGCACGTTCCAGACCCTCGTCGTCCGCAGCACCGACGACCACGAGCTCGCGCTGCTGCGCGAGGAGGCAGCCCACACCGCCGCCTCGGCGCTGCTCCCCGGCATCGCCACCTGGACCGCTGCCGAGCGCGCCGAGCCGATCGGGCCGGTGCGTGCCGGCGCCGGTCTCGTCAACCGCTTCCACCGCCAGCCCACCGACGTGACCGGCCTGCTCGCCATCGGCGACGCGCTCCTCGTCACCAACCCGATGGCGGCGCGCGGCCTCAGCCTCGGCATGGCGGCCGCCGGCAAGCTCGCCGACACCGTCGCCACCCTCCCCGCCGAGGAGTGGGCGGGAGCACTGGACGCGTGGGCACGGGCCGAGCTGCTCCCCTGGTACGACGACCACTGCGCCGTCGACGCGACCATGCACGCCCGCTGGCGGCACGAGCCGCTCACCGCGGACGGCCCGATCGGCTGGGACGTCATCGCCGACGCGGCGCACGACCACCCGGACTGGATGCCGGTGATCGGGCCGTACTTCGGGATGTTCGCGCAGCCGAGCGTCCTCGAGCCGGTGCGTGAGCAGATCCGCGCGCAGCTGCGCGACGGGTGGCAGCCGCGGGTGCCCGGCGGCCTGACGCGCGACGAGCTGGCGGGCGTCGTACGCGCCGCGGTGGCGGGCTGA
- a CDS encoding ATP-binding protein, with product MTGTPMATRDFAASVERGLHIAIGVVILAKTTVFASALTARTSYDARDVLLSLAVVACVGTAGVRCVLGRPGRVDVVLCTLAMVAGALLHQGTVPLAGAADSPIIHLVEPMLLVVAARLPAATILTVAGLYVLLRWETGRTAVSLYYGVQEAAFITGTVLAVFVLVGLMRRTSARAEEALRAEGARQAAEDDRAGVEATAFVHDDLVPALLSVASLPRAEPTLAAAADALDGLSTRTPTWSRAQLAEQVRAAADSSGLDVLLVVRGRRTAVPEDVRDALVGAVREALRNVARHSGGHRATITLTQRPGRVRLTVEDAGVGFVVTPGVGLRVAVTGRVEAAGGTALVTSTPGAGTIVTLDWHAHRVARLLGLSADTDTFARAAVGQPGQAALRMCGVLMAGYAVSGLLLAFDGVRQPATWAGAAVVAVLAAGLARRIDRGPVSAATLVVGGLVPAAVLTLVLPTVPAGGLGGLESWIVEFTALPAMVLAWTASLRVVALLLVPNGIAITVVALQAGVAAPDLPHLLFVQPLNTFFVAVIIGVCRRAGLVLAGISTSPVRDRGDAARSLLGPLLPEVERTLARPTCTETAAGAAVLAHSVRDCLYLPGPTHLALREELHQLRRTGTHVVVTLHQDLATSATLASAVAVLRALAPGRVTLSGTALQTSLVVVPAVPVAAADALTAALPRTWVATLDPDATLLTGPPGELEVEALSLDPPGGGTAGVTPVA from the coding sequence GTGACGGGGACCCCGATGGCGACGCGCGACTTCGCCGCGTCGGTCGAACGGGGACTCCACATCGCCATCGGCGTCGTCATCCTCGCCAAGACGACGGTGTTCGCCTCGGCCCTGACCGCGCGGACGTCGTACGACGCCCGCGACGTCCTGCTCTCCCTGGCCGTGGTCGCGTGCGTGGGCACCGCCGGCGTGCGCTGCGTGCTCGGTCGGCCCGGCCGAGTGGACGTGGTGCTGTGCACGCTCGCGATGGTCGCCGGCGCCCTGCTGCACCAGGGCACGGTCCCGCTCGCGGGCGCGGCCGACTCGCCGATCATCCACCTCGTCGAGCCGATGCTGCTCGTGGTGGCCGCCCGGCTGCCGGCCGCGACGATCCTCACGGTGGCCGGCCTGTACGTCCTGCTGCGCTGGGAGACCGGCCGCACCGCCGTGTCGCTGTACTACGGCGTGCAGGAGGCAGCGTTCATCACCGGCACCGTGCTCGCGGTGTTCGTGCTCGTCGGCCTGATGCGACGCACGTCCGCGCGCGCCGAGGAGGCGCTGCGCGCGGAGGGTGCCCGCCAGGCCGCCGAGGACGACCGGGCCGGGGTCGAGGCGACCGCGTTCGTGCACGACGACCTGGTCCCGGCGCTGCTCTCCGTCGCGAGCCTGCCCCGCGCCGAGCCCACCCTGGCCGCGGCGGCCGACGCGCTGGACGGGCTCAGCACCCGGACGCCGACCTGGTCGCGGGCACAGCTGGCCGAGCAGGTCCGGGCCGCGGCGGACAGCAGCGGACTCGACGTCCTCCTGGTCGTGCGGGGCCGGCGGACCGCCGTACCCGAGGACGTGCGCGACGCCCTCGTCGGCGCCGTCCGGGAGGCCCTGCGCAACGTGGCCCGGCACAGCGGCGGGCACCGGGCGACGATCACCCTCACGCAGCGACCGGGCCGGGTCCGGCTCACCGTCGAGGACGCCGGCGTGGGCTTCGTGGTCACGCCGGGCGTGGGCCTCCGCGTGGCGGTCACCGGACGGGTCGAGGCTGCGGGCGGTACCGCGCTGGTCACGAGCACCCCCGGCGCCGGCACGATCGTCACCCTGGACTGGCACGCCCACCGGGTCGCCCGGCTCCTCGGCCTCTCCGCCGACACCGACACCTTCGCCCGGGCGGCCGTCGGTCAGCCCGGGCAGGCGGCGCTGCGGATGTGCGGGGTCCTGATGGCCGGGTACGCCGTCTCCGGGCTCCTGCTCGCGTTCGACGGCGTGCGCCAACCAGCGACCTGGGCCGGTGCCGCGGTCGTCGCGGTCCTGGCCGCCGGTCTCGCGCGACGCATCGACCGCGGCCCCGTGTCGGCCGCCACCCTCGTCGTCGGCGGCCTGGTCCCTGCCGCGGTGCTCACCCTCGTGCTTCCCACCGTCCCGGCCGGTGGCCTCGGCGGGCTGGAGTCGTGGATCGTGGAGTTCACCGCGCTGCCGGCGATGGTGCTCGCCTGGACCGCCTCGCTGCGGGTGGTCGCCCTGCTCCTCGTGCCCAACGGGATCGCGATCACGGTGGTCGCCCTCCAGGCGGGCGTTGCGGCGCCGGACCTCCCGCACCTGCTCTTCGTCCAGCCGCTCAACACCTTCTTCGTCGCCGTGATCATCGGCGTGTGCCGTCGCGCCGGCCTGGTCCTCGCCGGCATCAGCACCAGCCCCGTACGAGACCGCGGCGACGCCGCCCGCAGCCTCCTCGGCCCGCTGCTGCCCGAGGTCGAGCGCACCCTCGCCAGACCGACCTGCACCGAGACCGCGGCCGGTGCCGCCGTGCTGGCCCACTCCGTGCGCGACTGCCTCTACCTCCCCGGCCCGACCCACCTGGCGCTGCGCGAGGAGCTGCACCAGCTGCGCCGGACCGGCACCCACGTCGTCGTCACCCTCCACCAGGACCTGGCCACGAGCGCGACCCTGGCCAGCGCGGTCGCCGTGCTGCGGGCCCTCGCCCCCGGCCGGGTGACGCTCTCCGGCACGGCCCTGCAGACCAGCCTGGTCGTCGTACCCGCGGTTCCGGTCGCCGCCGCCGACGCCCTCACGGCCGCGTTGCCCCGGACCTGGGTGGCGACCTTGGACCCCGACGCGACGCTGCTGACCGGGCCGCCCGGGGAGCTCGAGGTCGAGGCGCTCAGCCTGGACCCGCCGGGGGGCGGCACGGCGGGTGTCACCCCCGTGGCGTGA